A genomic stretch from Falco cherrug isolate bFalChe1 chromosome 3, bFalChe1.pri, whole genome shotgun sequence includes:
- the EXOSC4 gene encoding exosome complex component RRP41, with amino-acid sequence MPGKMAAPELLSDEGYRADGRRPAELRKVRARMGVFAQADGSAYIEQGNTKALAVVYGPHEMRGSRSKALPDRAVVNCQYSMATFSTGERRRRPHGDRQAGELALHLKQTFEAAILTSLFPRSQIDIYVQVLQADGGNYCACVNAATLAVMDAGIPMRDYVCASTAGLAEDTPLADLSSPEEAAGGPQLVLALLPASGKIALLQLSARLHQERLEAALEAAEEACRALHTVMDQVVRERLREVTALMGD; translated from the exons ATGCCGGGCAAGATGGCGGCGCCCGAGCTGCTGTCGGACGAGGGGTACCGGGCGGACGGGCGCCGTCCCGCCGAACTCCGCAAGGTCCGCGCCCGTATGGGCGTCTTCGCGCAGGCCGACGGCTCGGCCTACATCGAGCAGGGCAACACCAAGGCGCTGGCCGTCGTCTACGGCCCGCACGAG ATGCGCGGCTCCCGCAGCAAGGCTCTGCCCGACCGGGCGGTGGTGAACTGCCAGTACAGCATGGCCACCTTCAGCAccggcgagcggcggcggcggccccaCGGTGACCGGCAGGCAGGCGAGCTGGCCCTCCACCTCAAGCAGACCTTCGAGGCCGCCATCCTCACCAGCCTCTTCCCCCGCTCCCAAATTGATATCTATGTCCAG GTCCTGCAGGCTGATGGTGGAAACTACTGTGCCTGTGTGAATGCGGCCACGCTGGCAGTGATGGACGCCGGCATCCCCATGCGGGACTATGTCTGTGCCAGCACGGCCGGCCTGGCCGAGGACACCCCCCTGGCCGACCTCAGCTCCCCCGAGGAGGCAGCGGGGGGGCCGCAGCTGGTGCTGGCGCTGCTACCGGCCTCGGGGAAGATcgccctgctgcagctcagtgcCCGCCTGCACCAGGAGCGGCTGGAGGCAGCCCTGGAGGCAGCCGAGGAGGCCTGTCGCGCTCTGCACACCGTCATGGACCAGGTGGTGCGGGAGCGGCTGCGGGAGGTCACCGCACTGATGGGGGACTGA